A section of the Flavobacterium ardleyense genome encodes:
- a CDS encoding LytR/AlgR family response regulator transcription factor, which translates to MQIKVVIVDDEFPARKYLSSLLTLLYPNKITVVEECDSVKNAVIAIQKHQPDLVFLDIQMPEESGLELLNYFTIIDFKVIFTTAYKDFALDAFKVNALDYLLKPLTVSDVREAVARYEKSSKAIVNAQNVKALSELKTVEMPEKKLIISTKKGFEVLNLEDIVYCKAEESYTHFFTNDGAILASKTFRDSCASLREPTFIRVHKSYVVNVNFIKSFNTSEFSLELLNGESIPVSDKSFTKKRLMDAISR; encoded by the coding sequence ATGCAAATAAAAGTTGTAATAGTTGATGACGAATTTCCTGCGAGAAAATATTTGTCGAGCCTTTTGACGTTGCTTTATCCCAATAAAATTACGGTTGTAGAAGAGTGTGATTCTGTAAAAAATGCAGTTATCGCCATACAAAAGCATCAACCTGACCTTGTATTTCTAGACATTCAGATGCCAGAAGAAAGTGGGCTGGAGCTGCTGAATTACTTTACTATTATTGATTTTAAGGTGATATTTACAACTGCCTATAAAGATTTTGCATTGGACGCTTTTAAAGTGAATGCTCTGGATTATTTACTCAAACCTCTTACCGTGTCGGATGTGAGGGAAGCTGTAGCCCGTTATGAAAAAAGTTCAAAGGCAATAGTTAATGCTCAAAATGTTAAGGCTTTGTCAGAATTAAAAACGGTTGAGATGCCCGAAAAGAAACTGATAATTTCGACCAAGAAAGGCTTTGAAGTACTAAATTTGGAAGATATTGTATATTGCAAAGCGGAAGAATCGTATACACACTTTTTTACGAATGATGGAGCTATTCTTGCTTCAAAAACCTTTAGAGATTCTTGCGCAAGTTTGAGGGAGCCGACTTTTATTAGAGTTCATAAAAGTTATGTTGTGAATGTGAATTTTATTAAGTCGTTTAACACTTCGGAGTTCTCATTAGAGCTTTTAAACGGCGAAAGTATTCCGGTATCAGACAAATCATTCACTAAAAAGAGATTGATGGATGCGATTTCTCGTTAG